The Lipingzhangella halophila genomic interval AACCTCGGCGCCGACCCGGAGGCCGCCCCGCTCGAAGCGCAGGGCCTGGGCTGGCAGAACAGCCACGGCACCGGCAAGGGCGGCGACGCCATCACCAGCGGCCTGGAGGTCACCTGGACCAGCACGCCGACCCAGTGGAGCAACGGGTTCTTCTCGAACCTGTTCGGCTACGAGTGGGAGGTGTACCAGGGACCGGGCGGCGCCTGGCAGTGGAAGCCGAAGGACGGCGCCGGTGAGGGCACCATTCCGGACGCCCACGACCCGTCGAAGAAGCACGCTCCGACCATGCTGACCACGGACCTCTCGCTCAAGGTCGACCCGGTCTACGAGCCGATCTCGCGGCGTTTCATGGAGGACCCCGAGGCGTTCGCGGACGCGTTCGCCCGCGCGTGGTTCAAGCTGACCCACCGCGACATGGGCCCGATCGAGCGCTACCTCGGCCCGGAGGTGCCCTCCGAGGAGCTGCTGTGGCAGGACCCGGTCCCCACGCCGGACCACGAGCTCATCGGCCCCGCGGAGATCGCGAGCCTGAAGGACCAGATCCGCGACTCCGGCCTGACCGTCGCGCAACTGGTCTCCACCGCGTGGGCGGCGGCCTCCTCGTTCCGCGGCAGCGACAAGCGCGGCGGCGCCAACGGTGGCCGCATCCGCCTCGCGCCGCAGAACTCCTGGGAGGTCAACGAGCCCGAGAAGCTCACGACCGTGCTGCGCACCCTTGAGGGGATCCAGGAGTCCTTCAACTCCGCCCAGACCGGCGGCAAGCAGGTCTCGTTCGCCGACCTCGTGGTCCTCGCCGGCTGCGTCGGAGTCGAGCAGGCCGCCAGGGCTGCCGGCCACGACATCGAGGTGCCCTTCACCCCGGGCCGCGGCGACGCCACCCAGGAGCAGACCGACGTGGAGTCCTTCTCCTACCTGGAGCCGGGCGCTGACGGGTTCCGCAACTACCTCGGCAAGGGCCACCCCCTTCCGGCGGAGTACCTCCTCGTCGACCGGGCGAACCTGCTCACCCTGAGCGCACCGGAGATGACGGTCCTCGTCGGCGGCCTGCGGGTCCTGGGCGCGAACTTCCAGGGCTCTGAGCTGGGCGTGCTCACCAACTCGCCGGGGACGCTGACGAACGACTTCTTCGCGAACCTGCTCGACATGGGCGTCACGTGGAAGCCAGCCGACGAGAACTCCGAGACCTTCGAGTGCCGCAGCGACGCCACGGGCGAGCTGCTGTGGACCGGGAGCCGCAACGACCTCGTCTTCGGGTCGAACTCCGAGCTGCGCGCGGTCGCGGAGGTCTACGCGGCCGACGACGCGAAGGAGAAGTTCGTGCGCGACTTCGTCGCGGCGTGGGACAAGGTGATGAACCTGGACCGGTTCGACCTCGCCTGATCCGCTCCTCGGGTCGCCACGACCCGCACACGGGAACCGGCCCGGCCGCCACGGCCGGGCCGGTTCCTTTCTGCGCACGCCCTTCTCCGCGAAAGTCGCGAAAGAAGGCGACCACCCGAACCGGCCTCGCTGCGGTCCGCACGGCGCCATTCGCCGGTTCGGAACCGGTCGCGGGTTCCGCACCCGGCGGGCCATCCGCCCGGGCCGCTTCGGAGCCGCGTCCCCGCGACCGCGGGGGATAGCGGGGCGTGGCGAGGGTTCTTCTCCGCCCATAAACTGTCGCCATTCGACTGCGGCGCGGTTCTTGGCGCCCAGGACCCGAGCTTCCCGGGAGAACAGCCTTGACGGAACCGAAAAACTGGATGCGCCAGCAGCCCACCAGCACCGACGCGGAATCCCCCGCACCGGAAATCCCCACCGACCGGCCCACCCAGGCCCGGGCCTACGGGCTTTCGCTGGGGAGTAAGGACAACTACGAGGTCGACCGCCAGATGGTCACCGAGGTCCTGAAACTGTTCCCGGAGGGTGTGGACATCGCGCGGCAGAACCGGCGCTTCCTCTACCGGGCGGTTTCCTATCTCGCCAGGGACGCGGGGATCGACCAGTTCCTGGACCTGGGCTCCGGCCTGCCGACGGAGAACAACGTGCACGAGGTGGCCCAGGAGTTCCAGCCGGGCGCGCGCGTTGTGTACGTGGACAACGACCCGATCGTGCTGGCCCACGGCCGCGCCCTGCTCGCCAAGGACGCCTCGACCACATTCATCCAGGCCGACATCACCGACCCCGAGGACATCCTCAGCACACCAGAGGCGCAAGAACTGTTGGACCTCTCCCGGCCGGTGGGTGTGCTGCTGTTCTCCATCCCGCACTGCATCCCCGATGACGATGCCGCGCGCCGCGCGGTGCGCGGCTGTATCGACCGCGCCCCTTCCGGCAGCTTCCTCACCCTGTCGCACGTGGTCACCGACGACCCCGCCGTGGCCGCCGAAGGCAATGCCATCGCGGAGGGGATCGGTATGCCGTGGAAGACCCGCACCCCGGCCGAGGTCGAGCCCTGGCTAGAGGGGCTGCACCCCGTTGAGCCCGGGTTGGGCAACATCAACGACTGGCGGCCCGATCCCGAGCAGCCGCCCCTGGCCGAACCGCACCCGGTGGTTGCCTCCTACCTCGGTGCCTCGGCGGGGAGCCAACGCCTCTACGAGTTCGGCGGGGTGCTGCGCAAGCCGTAGTGCCAGCACCCGGAACGGTGATCACCGCGCGTGCCCTGGTCGACGCACCGGGCAGCAAGAGCCACGACAACGAGTGGACTCGCTGCGTCCCGGGACGTCAGAGCGTGGTGCCGGTGGTGTGGCTCAGGATCTCCTCGACCAGAAGCGGTACGATCAGCGGGTTCAACGCATGGCCCATACCGGGAATGGTGGCCAGGCGTGCACCCGGGATGGAGCGGGCTAGGTGGGCGCTGTGCGGAGGCGGGTTGATCGGATCCTCGGGCCCCTCGACCACCAGGGCCGGTGTGCTGACCGAGGCCAACTCAGCTCCACGTTCCAGGCCGTCCTGCGCGGCGCGCGCGTGCGCGCCCGGATTGCGGTGCGTCCCGCTGTGCTCGACCACGCGCTCCTCCAGCCGCCGGAACGCCGCGGCGTCGAAGGGCAGCACGGAGCCGTTGAGCAGCCGCCAGTGCTCCACCCGCCAGGCGATCTCATCCGCACGCTCACGAGGCTCGGCCATGTGCTCCCACAGCGCGAGAAGCTCCGGGGCGGGCCCGGGCAGCCCGGGTTGCTCTAAGGCTTCGTTTCCGGAGGCGAGACCGGAGCCGAGTGCCGTGGTGTTCAACATCGTCGCGGTGCGCAGCCGCTCGGGGTAATCCAGACACAGTATCTGGACCAGAACCCCGCCCATCGACATCCCGACGACGTGGGCACGGTCGACGTTCAGGGCGTCCAGGACAACGACCGCGTCGCCGGCAAGGTCGCGGATCGCGTACGGCTCGGTGTCGAAGGCGTGCGTGGAGCGCCCGGTGTCCCGGTGGTCATAGCTGATCACGTAGTGCTCCTTGGCGAGCCGGTTCACCAGCTCTTCCGGCCATGTCACACCCGGCGCGTTCGCCCCCATGACGAGCAGCAGCGCGGGAGCGTCGGGATCACCGGTGGTCCGCACCCACAGTCGCGCGTTCGGCGTGGCGTGCACAACATGTTCCATGAGGATGATCATGGCTGCCGGGGCAGTGTGGGAACAACCGAGTTTCCCGAGGGCGCGCGGCCCTCGGG includes:
- the katG gene encoding catalase/peroxidase HPI, which translates into the protein MSESHDAVADAANAENSGGCPVVHGDRLPHPTQGEANRYWWPNRLNLKVLAKNPAVADPMGEEFNYAEEFETLDLGAVKRDINEVLTTSQDWWPADFGHYGPLMIRMAWHSAGTYRVSDGRGGAGAGQQRFAPLNSWPDNVSLDKARRLLWPVKKKYGRSISWADLMILAGNVALESMGLKTFGFAGGREDVWEPEDDVYWGAETTWLGSDQRILSEEQRELENPLGATHMGLIYVNPEGPEGRPDPAAAAHDIRETFGRMAMNDEETVALIAGGHTFGKTHGAAPDSNLGADPEAAPLEAQGLGWQNSHGTGKGGDAITSGLEVTWTSTPTQWSNGFFSNLFGYEWEVYQGPGGAWQWKPKDGAGEGTIPDAHDPSKKHAPTMLTTDLSLKVDPVYEPISRRFMEDPEAFADAFARAWFKLTHRDMGPIERYLGPEVPSEELLWQDPVPTPDHELIGPAEIASLKDQIRDSGLTVAQLVSTAWAAASSFRGSDKRGGANGGRIRLAPQNSWEVNEPEKLTTVLRTLEGIQESFNSAQTGGKQVSFADLVVLAGCVGVEQAARAAGHDIEVPFTPGRGDATQEQTDVESFSYLEPGADGFRNYLGKGHPLPAEYLLVDRANLLTLSAPEMTVLVGGLRVLGANFQGSELGVLTNSPGTLTNDFFANLLDMGVTWKPADENSETFECRSDATGELLWTGSRNDLVFGSNSELRAVAEVYAADDAKEKFVRDFVAAWDKVMNLDRFDLA
- a CDS encoding SAM-dependent methyltransferase, with translation MTEPKNWMRQQPTSTDAESPAPEIPTDRPTQARAYGLSLGSKDNYEVDRQMVTEVLKLFPEGVDIARQNRRFLYRAVSYLARDAGIDQFLDLGSGLPTENNVHEVAQEFQPGARVVYVDNDPIVLAHGRALLAKDASTTFIQADITDPEDILSTPEAQELLDLSRPVGVLLFSIPHCIPDDDAARRAVRGCIDRAPSGSFLTLSHVVTDDPAVAAEGNAIAEGIGMPWKTRTPAEVEPWLEGLHPVEPGLGNINDWRPDPEQPPLAEPHPVVASYLGASAGSQRLYEFGGVLRKP
- a CDS encoding alpha/beta fold hydrolase, whose translation is MIILMEHVVHATPNARLWVRTTGDPDAPALLLVMGANAPGVTWPEELVNRLAKEHYVISYDHRDTGRSTHAFDTEPYAIRDLAGDAVVVLDALNVDRAHVVGMSMGGVLVQILCLDYPERLRTATMLNTTALGSGLASGNEALEQPGLPGPAPELLALWEHMAEPRERADEIAWRVEHWRLLNGSVLPFDAAAFRRLEERVVEHSGTHRNPGAHARAAQDGLERGAELASVSTPALVVEGPEDPINPPPHSAHLARSIPGARLATIPGMGHALNPLIVPLLVEEILSHTTGTTL